In Aspergillus luchuensis IFO 4308 DNA, chromosome 1, nearly complete sequence, the following are encoded in one genomic region:
- a CDS encoding forkhead box transcription factor (COG:K;~EggNog:ENOG410PRNW;~InterPro:IPR030456,IPR001766,IPR036390,IPR036388;~PFAM:PF00250;~go_function: GO:0003700 - DNA-binding transcription factor activity [Evidence IEA];~go_function: GO:0043565 - sequence-specific DNA binding [Evidence IEA];~go_process: GO:0006355 - regulation of transcription, DNA-templated [Evidence IEA]): MLLSPQHQYPWKMALPPSLPAPTSLPERGLPRLLPSHRLETPARPSSLAAAGGSRTRQLKPGLRRLDDSKAASDWLREPGSISSCSHESTSSYRTSSGMSRSDACETACPTASLPPPSPAISALAYPLLKLETPDSPDSIDDKPYSKLIEMALKTNPEKKLSLQGIYNWFEQNTAKGRDLSSKGWQNSVRHNLSMNAGFEAVREEPIPGKKAVNYWRLTNEAIKNGVQSTTRYRKQASYRKALGSDPPAPQRQRSGAKGGKATKTKSKFRGRMSEEELPKGRYHPRVTSQPRPTKNLFTHYNTTAGTLTGITIMSPFQVSGLTPSATRLSSEPFDLGSVVGCADPAPCPPLFCDMAGPGPDCVALDSGFLGWGAAVHSFPTGLLGGPGISTDLQMGV, encoded by the exons ATGTTACTGTCTCCTCAGCACCAATATCCATGGAAGATGGCGCTGCCCCCATCACTTCCAGCTCCAACCTCTCTACCAGAACGAGGGTTGCCTCGTTTACTGCCATCTCATCGTCTTGAGACACCTGCCAGACCATCCTCGTTGGCGGCAGCTGGCGGCTCCAGGACAAGGCAACTTAAGCCCGGCCTACGGCGCCTCGATGACAGCAAAGCAGCATCAGACTGGCTACGTGAGCCAggatccatctcctcatgCTCGCATGAGtctacttcttcttatcGCACTTCCTCGGGGATGTCACGGTCAGATGCTTGTGAAACGGCTTGTCCTACAGCGAGCTtgccaccaccgtcaccggCAATCTCGGCGTTAGCCTACCCGTTGCTGAAGCTGGAAACGCCGGACTCTCCCGATAGTATTGACGATAAACCTTATTCTAAGCTTATCGAAATGGCCCTCAAGACCAATCCGGAAAAGAAGCTGTCCCTTCAAGGGATATACAACTGGTTTGAACAAAACACAGCAAAGGGGAGAGATCTCAGCTCGAAAGGCTGGCAAAACAGTGTACGGCACAATTTGTCCATGAACGCA GGATTTGAGGCAGTCCGGGAAGAACCGATACCCGGAAAGAAAGCTGTGAATTACTGGCGCCTAACTAATGAAGCCATCAAAAATGGCGTCCAATCCACCACTCGGTACCGCAAGCAGGCGAGTTACAGAAAGGCCTTGGGCTCGGATCCACCGGCGCCTCAACGCCAGCGATCCGGGGCTAAGGGAGGGAAAGCTACTAAAACCAAATCAAAGTTTCGAGGGCGGATGAGCGAGGAAGAGTTGCCCAAAGGCCGATACCATCCCCGGGTGACATCACAACCGCGACCGACGAAGAATTTGTTCACGCATTACAATACCACTGCGGGAACATTGACTGGGATCACCATAATGTCACCCTTCCAAGTCTCCGGACTGACCCCGTCGGCGACTCGCTTATCCAGCGAGCCATTCGATTTGGGAAGCGTTGTTGGCTGCGCAGATCCCGCTCCATGTCCTCCCCTTTTTTGCGACATGGCGGGACCAGGGCCCGACTGTGTAGCGTTGGACTCTGGCTTTCTCGGCTGGGGAGCGGCTGTCCACTCATTTCCCACTGGCTTACTGGGTGGCCCCGGAATCTCCACGGATCTCCAGATGGGAGTATAG
- the RPL34 gene encoding 60S ribosomal protein eL34 (COG:J;~EggNog:ENOG410PPQN;~InterPro:IPR018065,IPR038562,IPR008195;~PFAM:PF01199;~go_component: GO:0005840 - ribosome [Evidence IEA];~go_function: GO:0003735 - structural constituent of ribosome [Evidence IEA];~go_process: GO:0006412 - translation [Evidence IEA]), giving the protein MANNRLQYRRRNPYNTRSNQVRIIKTPGGELRYLHIKKKGTAPKCGDCGIKLPGVPALRPREYAQISRPKKNVSRAYGGSRCAGCVKDRIVRAFLIEEQKIVKKVLKESQEKAAGKR; this is encoded by the exons ATGGCGAACAACAGACTCCAATAC CGCCGCCGGAACCC GTACAACACGCGGTCCAACCAGGTCCGCATCATCAAGACCCCCGGCGGTGAGCTCCGTTACCTTcacatcaagaagaagggcactGCTCCCAAGTGCGGTGACTGTGGCATCAAGCTCCCTGGT GTCCCCGCTCTCCGCCCCCGCGAGTACGCTCAGATCTCCCGCCCCAAGAAGAACGTCAGCCGCGCCTACGGTGGTTCCCGCTGCGCTGGTTGCGTCAAGGACCGCATCGTCCGTGCTTTCCTGAttgaggagcagaagatcgTCAAGAAGGTCCTCAAGGAGTCTCAGGAGAAGGCTGCCGGCAAGCGCTAA